The genomic window atctttttgataaagtaTCCCCTCTTGGCCAGttttatcaaaagtttcaATGACCCAGATTTGGTACAGCCCATAAATGACCAGTAACAAACCGAGCTAGGCCCGGCTTACCTTTCTCCTACtcaatttaattgtttttcagTATATTGGTGAAATCCCTTGCTCGATTCAAGTACTTTTTATATTGATGAAAAATAGTTGATGTTTATAAGTTTATTAGTGGTATAAGTAGAATGAAGAAAATTTCATTAACCCTTTTATAGGAGAATCTTCGAGTAATGGATATTGCTTATATGAAAACTTCTTAAGTTCTAATTGATACAAGCAACTTTTATTGGTTacgttatttttatttttgcaatgTGCATTTGCGCTTAGTATTTTGTCTCTTGAATTTCGCTGATCTCGAAATCAGCCAAGATTTCATAAAAGTGTTACACAAAAGTTTATGGTCATAATTAAGAATTTTGACTTGAATATTAGTGTTCCGTTGTGGTTAAACAGAGTCCAAATGGTGTGTTCCAAATCCAGAAGACAAGAAAAGCTGAAATGGTCTGTTTTAACTTTGTCGCAAGATCCTAAGGAGGGACACATAGGAAGAGGGATTCAACAAAGAGAcgaaaagggaaaaagaaagcTCGGCGAGATAAACAACCTAGGCGCATGTTTGGCTATTAAGTTCATTGTACTTTAGTTTATTCGCTTGAGTTTATTAGTGTCTCCTTACAATAAATTAGGCAGTAATTCAAGTGACATGGATAATAACAGCATGAGCAGCAGTTCTGATGATGAGAGAGGGCGATTATCAAGCTAGAAAGTCATTGAAAACTAAAGGTAAAGGCATCTTCTAAGAGCATATCCTAAGCAAGAGAGGTCATTTATATAAGGAATGCTAAATATAATAACATGTTCATATTTGTAAAGAGTTTGCTGATTTCAGGCACTGGTGGAGAGCCTCTCGCAGAGAATGATGATCCTGTCAATGTGAGCAGAAGTTCtgatgatgagaaagaagacCACTATCAAGCTAGAAAGTCAGTGAAAGCTAAAGATAAAGGCATCTTCTAAGAGCACATTCTAAACAAGAGATGTCATTTATCTATTTTGTAGGGAATGCTAAATATAATAACGTGTCTAGATTTGTAAAGGGTTTGGTTGATTTCAGGCACTGGTGGAGAGCCTCCCGCAGAGAATGATGTCCTGTCAATATGAGCAGCATGAGCAGAAGTTCTAATGATGTGAAAGAGGACCACTATCAAGCTAGAAAGTCAGTGAAAGCTAAAGGTAAGGACATCTCCTAAGAGCATATTCTAAGCAAGAGAGGCCgtttttctaaaaatcatATCCAGCAATTGTACCTTCTTATTGTGTGTAGACGCATAGTAGAGACGATCTTATTGTGTGGAATAATATGTTGTTCCAAATAGACCCACGCTTTGCCGCAGAGCTGTGCAACCACTTTCTTACGCGTCAAATAAATGAACATGTTTTGTACAtagtaattttgtttctttacgtatattttttgtattctaATTCTTTATTTCTATCGTTTTTTTCTCCTTATTACTACATTACTATTTATGTAACGAAGTTATTTGCATATTTATcgacaaaaattatatataaagtacagtaaaaactctataaattaacaaTGCTCAGatcataaaatttattaattaatgtataataatattagGAGTTTGccataaattataaatatttagtggTTTTTTTACCGGGTTTAATTTGAGTCGTGATTTGGTGTATATTTCTATTCCATCAAACATTAATATGAATTCCAAATTACACATATTCAACATCAATCCGATTAATATCTAAACTGCAATCTGATTTAAATTGGAGGGATCGCGAATGGTAATTAAATGTGTTATTTTCAACACCTAACTTTGGACCAATGTCTGCAGAGGTAGTTGGACGCGGGTAtcgataatttttttttgtagccCGAGCTTGGGTCTGATAATGACACTCGTCTTTTTTTACTTATGGTTTGTTATTGGTCCAATCTCACGTTCGGATTCAAACTACTAGTATTGGTGTATTACGTAGAATAAATGACTCAATATTCAATCAGACGTCATATCGAACAACTCTCAATATTCTCTAATCTCTATAccgaaaatatatatgttcctAATTAACTAATAATACCAAGCATTCAAAATATTCGACCCGgcccaaaaccaaaagcatgcttcaaaaaccaaaatatatgataaatcTAGCCACAG from Arabidopsis thaliana chromosome 3, partial sequence includes these protein-coding regions:
- a CDS encoding uncharacterized protein (unknown protein; FUNCTIONS IN: molecular_function unknown; INVOLVED IN: biological_process unknown; LOCATED IN: cellular_component unknown; Has 1 Blast hits to 1 proteins in 1 species: Archae - 0; Bacteria - 0; Metazoa - 0; Fungi - 0; Plants - 1; Viruses - 0; Other Eukaryotes - 0 (source: NCBI BLink).) — protein: MVCSKSRRQEKLKWSVLTLSQDPKEGHIGRGIQQRDEKGKRKLGEINNLGASVLMMREGDYQARKSLKTKGTGGEPLAENDDPVNVSRSSDDEKEDHYQARKFVKGLVDFRHWWRASRRE
- a CDS encoding uncharacterized protein (unknown protein; Has 4 Blast hits to 4 proteins in 2 species: Archae - 0; Bacteria - 0; Metazoa - 3; Fungi - 0; Plants - 1; Viruses - 0; Other Eukaryotes - 0 (source: NCBI BLink).), encoding MVCSKSRRQEKLKWSVLTLSQDPKEGHIGRGIQQRDEKGKRKLGEINNLGASVLMMREGDYQARKSLKTKGTGGEPLAENDDPVNVSRSSDDEKEDHYQARKSSNDVKEDHYQARKSVKAKGKDIS